The Kribbella amoyensis genomic sequence CCGCAGTTCGCCGAGGTGGACCTGAACCCGGTGCTGGCCGGGCCGGACGGGGCCACCGCGGTCGACTTCCGGGTGATCGTGGACGCCGAGGCGGGCAAGCCGGTCGACCGGTACAGCCAGGACGAGATCCTGTCCGCGATGAACCGGATCATGAAGCCGCGCGCGGTCGCCGTGATCGGGGCGTCCAACGAGGCCGGCAAGATCGGCAACTCGGTGATGAAGAACCTCGTCAACGGTGGGTACGCCGGGGAGATCTACCCGATCAACCCCAAGGGCGGCGAGGTACTCGGGCTGAAGGCGTTCCCGAGCATCACCGACGTGCCCGGTGATGTGGACGTCGCGGTGTTCGCGGTGCCGGCCAAGTTCGTCGGCGGGGCGCTCGAGCAGTGCGGTGAGAAGGGTGTGGCCGGCGCGATCCTGATCCCGTCCGGGTTCGCCGAGACCGGTGAGCAGGAGCTCCAGGACGAGGTCGTCGCGATCGCGAAGAAGTCAGGCGTCCGGATCCTCGGCCCGAACATCTACGGCTACTACTACCTGCCGGAAAGCCTGTGCGCCACCTTCTGTACGCCGTACGACGTGCGCGGCAGCGTGGCGTTGTCGTCACAGAGCGGAGGCATCGGGATGGCGATCCTCGGCTTCAGCCGGTCCAGCCGGATGGGCGTCTCCGCGATCGTTGGGGTAGGCAACAAGGCCGACATCGACGAGGATGACCTCCTGACGTTCTTCGAGAACGACGACAACACCAACCTGATCGCCATGCACCTGGAGGATCTCAAGGACGGCCGGGCCTTCGCCGAGACCGCGGCGCGGGTCTCGAAGAACAAGCCGGTGGTTGTGCTCAAGGCCGGCCGCACCGACATGGGCGCGCGGGCCGCGAGCTCGCACACCGGCGCGCTGGCCGGCAACGACAAGGTGTACGACGACATCCTGCGGCAGGGCGGGGTGGTCCGGGCTCCGGGGCTGAACGAGATGCTCCAGTACGCCCGCGGCATCCCGCTGCTGCCGACGCCGAAGGGTGAGAACGTGGTCATCATCACGGGTGCGGGCGGCTCCGGCGTGCTGCTGTCCGACGCGTGTGTGGACAACGGGCTGACCCTGATGTCGATGCCGGCCGACCTGGACACCGCGTTCAAGGAGTACATCCCGCCGTTCGGAGCCTCCGGCAACCCGGTCGACATCACCGGTGGCGAACCGCCGTCGACGTACCGGAACACGATCGCGCTCGGTCTGTCCGACGACCGGATCCACGCGCTGATCCTGGGTTACTGGCACACCATCGTGACCCCGCCGATGGTGTTCGCGCAGCTCGTCGCCGAGGTGGTCGAGGAGTACCGGGCCAAGGGCATCGACAAGCCCGTGGTCGCCTCGCTGTCCGGTGACGTCGAGGTCGAGGAGGCCAGCCAGTACCTGTTCGACCACGGGGTGGTCGCCTACCCGTACACCACCGAGCTGCCCGTCCAGGTGCTCGGCGCGAAGTACCGGTGGGCCCGGAACGCGGGACCGCTGGGGTCCTGACCACCGCCAACAGTGAGGAAGCCGGTGATGCGTTTGGAGAAGGGGGGAATCCACGGGGGAGCAGTACTTGTCACGCTGGCGTCGATCTAAGGAGTCCGCCTTGGACGTCACAAGCAAGACCTCAGAAGTACCGGAAGAGCCTGCCTCGACCGCTGGGACCGAACGGGTCTGGCGGGCCGGGAGGCTCGAACCGATGCCGATCCGGCCGCTGCCGGAGGCACCGCCTTCCCTGCACATCCTCGGTCCGACCGTCTTCCTGGTCGCGCTGGGCGTCGGCATGGGTGAGTCCTACATGTGGCCCCGGCTCGTCCTGGTCTTCGGTCCGGACATCCGCTGGTTGTTCCTGGTCGGAGTCACCCTGCAGGCGTTCGTCCTGCTGGAGATGGCGCGGTACGCGATGGCGACCGGAGAGAGCATCTTCTTCGGCGCCGCGCGTGTCTTCAAACCGCTGATGTGGTTCTTCTACGTGGCCGCGATCCTGATCTACATCTGGCCCGGCCATCTCTCCGCCGGCGCGGCCGCGTTCGAGGAGATATCGGGGGTCCCCTGGCAGGTCACGGCCTGCGTCGCCCTGATCTTCGTCGGCGTGCTGTTCAGCATGCTCTCGGTGATCTACAACTTCCTGGAGAAGCTGCTCGGCCTGCTGATCGGCCTGCTGGTGGTCGGCACGTCGGTGATCGCGGCGATCGTCGGCAGCTGGGGCGACCTGGGCAACACGCTGTCCGGCATGTTCGCCTTCGGGTACTTCCCGGAGAAGGCGTTGTCGGAGGCGTGGTTCCCGATCGTGGTCGGCTCGATCGCGTTCGCCGGACCGTCCGGGATGCAGCAGATGTGGTACACCCTGCAGCTGCGCGACAGCGGCGCCGCGATGGGGTCGCACATCCCGAAGATCCGCGGCCTGCGGTCGGCCGGCGAGGCGGAGTCGATGCCGTCCCGCGGGTACATGTTCGACACCGACGACGCCGACGAGATGCGCAAGTGGAAGGGCTGGCGGAAGTGGGTCACGTTCGACGCGCTGCTGCTGTTCTGGGGCATCACGATGCTGGTCACGGTCTCGTTCACCGTGCTGGCGATGTCGGCGGCCCGGGAGAATCCGAACGTCGCGTCGCTGATCGAGGGCGGTGACCGGGACGCCGCGCTGAGCGCGATGTCGGACGCCTTCGCCTCGGCCGGCAGCCCGATCCTGGGGACGTTGTTCTTCGGCTTCATCGCGCTGATCGGCCTGAACGCGACGCTCGGGCTGTTCGACTCGTTCAGCCGCGGCCAGGCGGACATGACGTACTACTTCATCCCCGGGGCCAAGCGGTTCTCGATGTCGCGACTGTACGCCGGGTTCCTGTGGGGCGTCATCACGTTCGGGATCCTGATCCTGTTGTTCGGTCCGGCCGACGGTCCGGCGGGCATCCTGGACATCCTGGCGTTCCTGTCCACGTTCGCGATGGGCGCGTACTGCATCGTGTTGCTCCTGGTGAACAACAAGATGCTGCCCAAACCGATCCGGCCCGGCCCGGTCCGCAACGCGATCATCGGGTTCGGTGCCGTCTTCTACCTCGGCATGCTGTTCTACAGCCTGGTGCGCTTCGGCGTGGTCGTGGGCTGAGATGGACACCGAGAAGGTCCGGCAGCTGGCGGAGTACTCCGTGCCCGCCGCGGCCGTGGGAGTCGCAGCCGGCCTGATCGCCGGGGGGCTGGGCGCGTTCATCGGCCAGCCCGTCGGCTGGGCCGTGCTGACCGGACTCGGTCTCGCGGTACCGCTCGTCGCCCTGGGCGTCGGGTACGCCGTGCTGATCGCGTTCCGCAAGGTCCCTGCCGGGGTGTTCGCGCCGGCAGCGGTCTACTGGGTGATCGGGTTCCCGCTCGCCCTGCTGGTGCACGCGGTGGTGACCGAATGGGTGGTCGCGGGGACGCCCGGACTGCCCGAACAACCGCTGCAGTTCCTCGCGTTTCGGGCCCTGCTCAGTATGGGGTTCGCGATCGGGTTCCTCTGGATGCACGAACAGATCGGCCGGCACTGGTGGCCGCGGATCATGGAGCACAACCCGTACGCCCGGAGCACCGTCGCGCAGTACGTCCACCTGGCCGAGTCGATGCAGGCTCGCAAGGAGGCCGCCGCCCGCGCCCGGAAGAAACGCCGGGCCCGCACCGCCTGATCCCGGCGGAGCACTCTTTCCGCACCGCGGCGCACTCTCGCCGCACCGAAGCCGCCCGCGACTGCACCGTCAGCCGCGGGCGGCCGCGTATCCGGCCTGCCCGCCGGAGCCCTGGAGGAGCACATGACCGTTTCGTTGTCGGCGTGGATCGTCACCATCGCCGCCCTGCTGGCCCTGCTGGTGCTGGACTTCCTGATCGTGGCCCGGAAGCCGCACGAACCGTCCCTGCGCGAGGCGACCCTGTGGGTGTCCTTCTACGTCGGCATCGCGCTGCTGTTCGGCGTCGGCCTGACCCTGGTCGCGGGCGGTGAGCCGGGTGGGGAGTTCTTTGCCGGCTGGCTGACCGAGTACTCGCTGTCGGTCGACAACCTGTTCGTCTTCATCATCATCATGGGCAAGTTCGCGGTGCCGCGGCAGTACCAGCAGAAGGTGCTGCTGGTCGGGGTCGCGCTGGCGCTGGTGATGCGCGGCATCTTCATCGCGGTCGGCGCCGAGGCGATCTCGCACTTCAACTGGGTGTTCTACCTGTTCGGCGCGTTCCTGCTGTACACGGCGTGGAAGCTGGCGACGTCGAAGGAAGAGGAGGAGTTCAAGGAGAACGCCGTCCTGGTCAAGGTCCGCAAGGTGCTGCCGACCACGGAGACGTACCACCAGGCGCGGCTGACCACGCGGATCGACGGCAAGCGCTTCGCGACCCCGATGCTGGTCGTGATGATCGCGATCGGCACCACCGACCTGCTCTTCGCCCTCGACTCGATCCCGGCGATCTTCGGCCTCACCCAGGAGCCGTACCTGGTCTTCACCGCCAACGCGTTCGCGCTGATGGGGTTGCGCCAGCTCTTCTTCCTGATCGGCGGCCTGCTCGACCGCCTCGTCTACCTCTCGTACGGCCTCTCGGTGGTGCTCGGCTTCATCGGCGTCAAACTGATCCTCGAAGCCCTCCACCACAGCGGCGTCTCCTGGGCCCCCGAGATCCCCATCGTGGTCTCCCTGAGCATCATCCTCGGCACCCTGGTCCTCACCGCCGTCCTCAGCCTCCTCAAATCCTCCCGAGACAGCCGCACAACCAACCAGGACCAGCCCCAACCCGAGGAAGTCAGCGCAAACGACTAACCCGCCAACAACCACCCAACCCACGCACCCGCCCCCCGCCCCGGCCACCCGCCCCGCAGTCCCACGCCCCCGGAGTCCCACGTCCGGCCACCCACCCCGGCCACCCGCCCCGCAGTCCGACGCCCCCGACGCCCCCGCCAACCGCCTTCCGCCCCCGCCCCCCGCGCCGGCGCCGGCGGCGTTTGATGGGCTAACCCACGAAATGGTGGGTTGGCCCGCCGAATTTCGGTTGGCCAACCCACCGTTTCAGGGGTTAACCCATCAAATGGGGGGCCAGCCCGCTCGCGCGTACGCCGGTTGGCTGTGGCTGGAGCCCGGTCCGGAGCGGAGCGAGGTCGGTGGGTGCTGGGGGCGGGGCCGGCCTGTGGTGGGGCCGGGGCAGGAGGCGGTGGTTCGCCCCAGGCGCCCGGGGTCTTCACCACCGGATGCTGGCCCGAGCCGCCCCGGCTGCTGGCCGCGAGCCCCTGGGGCCGCGGCCGCCTGCTGGCGCCGCGCCGTCGCCCTGCGGGCCGGCGCCCCGTCGCCCCGTCGCCCCGCGGGGTGTC encodes the following:
- a CDS encoding Nramp family divalent metal transporter, which gives rise to MPIRPLPEAPPSLHILGPTVFLVALGVGMGESYMWPRLVLVFGPDIRWLFLVGVTLQAFVLLEMARYAMATGESIFFGAARVFKPLMWFFYVAAILIYIWPGHLSAGAAAFEEISGVPWQVTACVALIFVGVLFSMLSVIYNFLEKLLGLLIGLLVVGTSVIAAIVGSWGDLGNTLSGMFAFGYFPEKALSEAWFPIVVGSIAFAGPSGMQQMWYTLQLRDSGAAMGSHIPKIRGLRSAGEAESMPSRGYMFDTDDADEMRKWKGWRKWVTFDALLLFWGITMLVTVSFTVLAMSAARENPNVASLIEGGDRDAALSAMSDAFASAGSPILGTLFFGFIALIGLNATLGLFDSFSRGQADMTYYFIPGAKRFSMSRLYAGFLWGVITFGILILLFGPADGPAGILDILAFLSTFAMGAYCIVLLLVNNKMLPKPIRPGPVRNAIIGFGAVFYLGMLFYSLVRFGVVVG
- a CDS encoding TerC family protein codes for the protein MTVSLSAWIVTIAALLALLVLDFLIVARKPHEPSLREATLWVSFYVGIALLFGVGLTLVAGGEPGGEFFAGWLTEYSLSVDNLFVFIIIMGKFAVPRQYQQKVLLVGVALALVMRGIFIAVGAEAISHFNWVFYLFGAFLLYTAWKLATSKEEEEFKENAVLVKVRKVLPTTETYHQARLTTRIDGKRFATPMLVVMIAIGTTDLLFALDSIPAIFGLTQEPYLVFTANAFALMGLRQLFFLIGGLLDRLVYLSYGLSVVLGFIGVKLILEALHHSGVSWAPEIPIVVSLSIILGTLVLTAVLSLLKSSRDSRTTNQDQPQPEEVSAND
- a CDS encoding acetate--CoA ligase family protein; this encodes MTYDKAVVQSILDQALADGSGSLSAPDAKRVADAYGIPTPGEGLATSAEEAAGLAAEIGFPVVLKIVSPDILHKTDAGGVVVGVDSAQAAVEAYEKILANAAAYKADAEITGVQVQKMLVTGGDVQEVIVGAVTDPTFGKVVAFGLGGVLVEVLKDVTFRLAPTSADEARSMIDGIGAHEMLDGVRGARPVDKDALAGIVQRLSDLVTDFPQFAEVDLNPVLAGPDGATAVDFRVIVDAEAGKPVDRYSQDEILSAMNRIMKPRAVAVIGASNEAGKIGNSVMKNLVNGGYAGEIYPINPKGGEVLGLKAFPSITDVPGDVDVAVFAVPAKFVGGALEQCGEKGVAGAILIPSGFAETGEQELQDEVVAIAKKSGVRILGPNIYGYYYLPESLCATFCTPYDVRGSVALSSQSGGIGMAILGFSRSSRMGVSAIVGVGNKADIDEDDLLTFFENDDNTNLIAMHLEDLKDGRAFAETAARVSKNKPVVVLKAGRTDMGARAASSHTGALAGNDKVYDDILRQGGVVRAPGLNEMLQYARGIPLLPTPKGENVVIITGAGGSGVLLSDACVDNGLTLMSMPADLDTAFKEYIPPFGASGNPVDITGGEPPSTYRNTIALGLSDDRIHALILGYWHTIVTPPMVFAQLVAEVVEEYRAKGIDKPVVASLSGDVEVEEASQYLFDHGVVAYPYTTELPVQVLGAKYRWARNAGPLGS